CAATAAATCCATTTCAGTTAATGATTGTCGATACAGGCACAAACCATTGGCCAAGATATACCCAGACCAACCATTAATTTGCATATAACTCAACACAACAAAAATAGCAATTTAAACCAGTGAGCAATCAAACAAGACCATGACAGTGTTACTGAAGGGCAGATATATACAGGTCGAATCATTAGtcgagtaattcgagttactaGATCAAACATTTTTTGGAGAACATCCCCTGAAGGAGAATCCACTGattggtaaaagaatgcagcgaGCTTATCCAACACCGGTCTCTGCTGTTAAGAAGCTAAGAcgcacaacataaagccaatgtttatcctaaatatatactaaaatagCTGCGGCCCAAGAGATAGATCATCTAATTTGAAAACACCACAACACAAGTTTCCAGCTTGGGACAAAACAAGACACACAGCTTGcaaataatcgtttaaaaaattaTGACTGGCCCACGTGATGCTTACCTGTCTCTTCTGGTGCTGTGGGAGCGGGATCTGGACCTGGACGCACTGCGTGCTCTCTGTCTGGAGCCAGAACGGGAACGAGACCGGGAGCGACTGCacacattacacaaaaaaaaagtcagttccCAGGCAAAACAACCAAAAGAATCAATTTAACATGTGAAATACGGTCAAATTCTTGTTTAATTAATGCAGCCAGATCAGGGTTTGGGGCAATGTAACTGTCAATAGAAAACATTTTATCTACACCAGACAAACCTACACCAGACTCGGATGTGTATAGACCGTAGAAAATCTGTTACCTGCTCCTGCGGACTGGCGTTCTGGACCTCCTAGCGGGGCTTCTGGACCTGCGCACTGGGGATCGAGAGTGCCGGACTGGTGTTCTGGACCTGGAACGAGCCGGAGACACTGATCTAGAAAACAGATTGTAAAGGACCATCATTAAGCTTTAAATAATTGTTCATAAGGTGCTTAAGTTACATTAGCAGAGCAACAGCACGTTTTAAGAtggaaattataaaataaataatttcatcTTACATTCAATAGCTTAACCAAAAAAATCCAGTTTAGCTTAAAAGCTTAAAGTACACATCACTCCTAGCTTAAGTAAAGCTCTAAATCAATTCCAAACTTACTGACATCAGGACAACTTACCGGCTCTTTCGTCTGGAGTAGGATGGGGAACGGTACCTCCTGCAAAACAGAAGccaaaaaaagcataaaacctCTTTGCACAGTTTGAAGTTTCCACTTATTAACTATTTAACAACCTCAAATAGCTCCAGGAATGATCAGCAACCACTGATCTACATTATATTGATTTTACACAAACCTCATACTTAGGTTTGCTTAGACAATAGTTTGTACATTAAGTTGTGAGGGAAGGGGGAAGCACTGACTTACCGTTCGTTGCTACGACTGCGAGAGTAGCGTCGCCCCCGAGATCTGGACCGAGATCGAGACCTGCATGGAGCATTCACAAAAAATTCCACATCAGTAACTATCTGCCTTCATAGTCTGTTAGAGTAGTGTAAAATAAACTGTGTAGTGCTTAGAATGTTTCTAAATTCTAAACCAAAAAGGAAAAGTTCAATTAATTTAAGAGTCAACACTAAAACACAATGACAGAATATCAGCCTCaagaataaacaaaacagtgggcTCAGCCATTTGCACCCATGCATGACATCAAATAGAAAAACATGCTTTCCACCCACCACATGCAAATTTCGTGCATTAGCCGGCTCTCAATCACATACAGACGCAAGCAAGATTTTTAAATTACTTTCTGGCATATGACCAATACAAATGAGGTCATACATAAAAATTAAAGCCCACACACTAAAGAGAACATAACTGTTTGTTGAAGAAGTTCTGCAAATCAGTAGCAGTCACTTCACTCTGTCATTGTCTAAATTGCTGACTAAGGCAACAACCCCTCTGGATTTGTGAACTTGCTGTCCACAACCAGTAGGGCATGTTTTTACAAACAAGCATGTTCACATCCTCAAATAGGCAACACATGCTAAATATCATTATACTGTGGTGCAATGGTTAATAAAGATAATCTAATCTATAATCTTCATAAGAGTATTttgtaaacactgtttttaaagtgCATTTCCGGGGTTGAAGAGTGTCTTACCTGCTGCGTCGGCCACCTCTCTTACCGCTGTAGCGGTAGCAGTCGTATGCGTAGTGACCAGTTTCTCCGCACTGGTAGCAACGGTCATTTGGGTCAAACTGTCGTCGGCTTGGCCGTCCAAAGCGAGACTTCCGTGTCATTCCATTGGACATTTCAACGCGAATGCGGTTTCCACAGAGTACCCTGGCAAAGGGGAAAAACAGGTTGAGATGGATCTTGAAAGCTTTTGAGCATAAAAATACTGTTAACCATCCcctcatttttttctttcatacttaattttttttttaatattaagcgCCAGCTTACTTTCTTCTACTAGTTTGCCTGTTTAAGAGTAATCAATATAAATATGCCAACTGCCTGTGACTCTTTTGATGACAGAcagcaaattacaaaaaaaaaaagaaagcaagaaagaagaaaacaaaaaaaagtttaaggctAATCAAGAGACGTCCGGATGCCTTAAAGCTAGTTTACATACAATCTTCTGCTCAGTTGCCACAGCACATGCAAATCGACTTCCGCCTAAACACCTTTTTAAGAGTGAGGCTACATTCACAAATATGCCTTCAAATTCTTGGACCTTAAAGTCCACAAACCCAACAAAGCCTAAAACATTTCCAAGCGAGAGAAAATGTGTACGGCCATCTAGCACTCACCCTTACAGTTCCCTGAAGAGGTCAGGGGGTCAAATGTACATCATGGCAAATGTAGGCAGATAGAACTCAAGCTGACTCACTTTCCGTCCATCCCCTTCACTGCATCTTCTGCATCTCTGGAATCCTCAAACTCCACAAATGCAAAACCAGGTGGGTTTCGCGCCACCCAGACGCTTCGCAGTGGCCCGTAGTAGCTGAACGCCCTCTCCAGCTCACCCTTCGCTGCACCATTGCCCAGGTCACCCACATAGACCTTACAGTCAGCCTGGCTTCGCGATGAGTAAGACATCTCAAAGCTGTAACCTGAAAGACAACAATCAGAACACAATGAACCATGCACGCAAGCTTTCCGCAACCTATATTTATGGATGCATTACATCTTCATGATTTATTTTCAGACAGAAATGTACATTATACAGGCAAACGTATTGTGACACCTGCTAATTCACTGTATATGAAACCTTGAGTATTACAGACTTCGtactgcattcagcaacaagattgGTAAGTAAACCCATccccccaaaagtactggatggaaccCCATTATCCCAGCCCTCTAGTCAATGCCTGGTTTTGGTCCTTATCCTATTTTACTGTCATTACTTctagacagagtgtgtgtgtgtgaatttgctTATCTATACAAACCAGGGTGCAGGGGATTAAAATTACActagatataataaaaaaaatggctgaaaggTTTCAGTAGGTGTTTAAGTTGTATCACACCTCATCTCTCCCAAACTCAGCTAAGCTACCAATACAGGTTTACAATAACCCTTGTAAATAATACTAgggcatttaataaaataaaataggtatCCTGAAAACAATGTCTTAAACCTCCACACATTCATGTTTTCTACGAAAGGCCACTCCcagcacttaaaataaaaataacacgtTTTTACTTAGCAAATTGCTTATTTGTAACTTtgaacacaaataaaatattttgagatGCCATCTAGTTGTTTTAAGATGCCAAGTAATTATCTGAAGTGTTTTAAAGCCTTTACATAGCTTCTGTGCTCTATTACCTCAAGGTTCCCTCCAACAACGAGATAGCACctcaaaatagtttttaaatatgAGATACTATATTAAAAAAGCCAGTATCTCAAAAAACAATAACTTAAAACAATTAGTTTCCATGTCTTCAAAGCACATTTTCGTGACGACACGAATTTTAAAACATCCGTGCAGACATGGACAGAAATAAACGAACTACAATCAAAATGGGCTAtaataggcctaaaatgaatcagaaTTTTTATCAAAAAATGTTTGTCAGATCCTGGGAGCTTCAATGCGAGGGGCTACTTTACTGAATTAACTGAGCTGATTTATTGGTCAGCTCAAactagattttctccatcgataaacggaaaaaagccttttccaaaactttcggaatatttttatttttccaaaacgtaaCTTATCCAGGGCTGGAGCTATTTTCagattccatgtttttttcctgATCGTACAAACCCTGAATTAAGCACTACATCAAGACTATGACTTTTACATCTCAAAACCAAAATAATGAGTGCCTGTATGACTTAACTTACGATATCGAAAACTGacctagtatctcaaaacaatgacccGGTTTAAAATAACAGTAGTGTTTCAGTATAATGTGAACGcactcaaaataatgagacacaAGCCCAAAACAATGACTTACTGtaccaaaataatgaaaaaggattaaaaaaaaaagattacttaaTGCAAAATAATGATATTCCAATTTATATATGTAGTTTGCTTGCTCATTTTAAGTGGCGGGAATGAGCTTTCTCATGGGTTTCGTGTTCAGAGGCACTGCTCTCCGGTTAGCATTAGGAGCTAGGCTAATAAAGGAGCTAATCGAGCAGGCCGCGAGCTAAGCAGccaagctaggctaagctaaacgCCGACGAGCCGCTTTGTTCACTCTGCGCAAAAACAGCTCTGACAGGAAAATAAACTCAAACATGCGGCTAAACTACAGTAACGCGGCTCTATATCTGGAATAATTTTGTGTCCGTTAGAGCTCAAATTAAACCTGTTTAAACAGCGCGAGCTCTGTTTAAATCCCCAAACAGTCTCAGTCTCTCCGCTGCACGAGGCTTAAATCGGCTAGCTTCCTACGCGAcgtttccgttccaccttaaaccgcACAGCGTTACAGGACACAGCAGCGAACAGGCGCCTGTGTTGAACCACTGCaggatttaaggtggaccggGATTGTTGTCTAACAAGGAAACCCGAGCTTCATCTCCGCGGCGTCTCTTGGGCCTCCGCCTCCAGACACGACCAGGCCGAGAACAGCGACACGATACCGGAACACAGCGCGGATTAAACCGAGCGAATCTACAGAGCAGCACAAAACCTCATTAAACCGCTAAAAGACGTAAAACCGATCCAGCGCTCCGTTTCCTCACCGTCTCTTGCGCCCCGAAGTCCCGCACGCGCTCTGCTCACGGAAGTGCACGCGGAGAGGCGCGCGCTCCTGAGGGGTTCGTAAGGGGCGGGGTCGCTCGGACAGAGCCACCTGATTGGTCCGATGAGCCAGGAAGGCGCgattttttcttgttgttttttgtttattatttttctacGTTTATTCTCATAATTTCATTTTATCAGGTATGCTCATGTGTATAAtgctattattaatttttttatgttttataattaatttttatatattaaaaaacatatatattttctgattttagggGAATTTAATACATTAAGTAGCTTTATTTGTATGAGGTAAGTTTATCTGCCATAACTTTACATTTTGCAGAGGAATGATTCAGAAATTTCAGAAAATGGATGAAACTCATTGTTAATATATTACAGTGTTATAGGCCTGTAACAATAATTGTCAGTCAATACATTATcgacaatatatggacatgacctcaatgaTTTTGATAATAGTAATTTATGTTTGTAATAAACACATTGTGCTTATTAGGTCAGTTGAACCAGTGCATCAATAACTGCGACTCTTCGACCAAGAGACATCTGCTTCCAGAACAGGTTcagttcaggcttataagaaccttggtgcttttcagcaaaccagttTTATTGAAATCGAGGATACTTGAGGATGCTCTCGGTTCACACTGAAGAACAAATTATTCCTTGGTTTCTGCTGGGAACAAACTTTTCAGGTTCCAGAGCCTATTTTTGCTGGTGGAAATGAGCAGAATGGTTAAAAAATTAGGTGGAGCCTAAGCAGATTGGAGTCTTCATGTGAAAAAAAGCATaaatctttcttttattataaaaaaaatactattaatattttcatttatttgtaattATATTAGCATTATAATAGAGTAatttaatagttaataattacaATATCATTTACCACAAAATTTCTGGAACAACATAATGTTCGCAAAAAATTGTTTTAGGCCTACCATGGGGTATTTCATGTTGTAATTCTTTAGCTTAACCTGTTGAGAATCATTAGTTAACATAATGTAAAGATTGtgcaaaaagttaaaaatatgaTTTGAGCACATTAAACATCGCTATAGtttatgaatttattatgaaaCATTAATCAAGTATTTCATTTCAAGTGAAAAGAAAAGCTACACAGTGCATTCAGAAAACAAGTGAATTAACTGTCTTCAACTTGGCTGTTTGAGTTACATGAATATACCTGTGAATATAACAGCTGCAACATGAGGcacactttttctgtgtatgttttTACTCAGTATGACCATTAGTTAATAATGAAACATTTACAGTGATACATCCATTTCAATGAATAAAtactataattatattatataagtagtGTCAGTAATGGAATAAATCATCACTCAGGCCTTTCCTTCATTGTGTCATGAGCCCTTTGGTGACACTACCAGTGTTCAGTTCTCATGCGAATGACTTGGTTTCTCTTGTGAAGACAGACTGATGGATGTCCATGTAGAGCAGGATATAAATCAGAGGGAAATTCCCCCTGAACATGGCATAGCACGTCTTGTCCATCTCAGTGTTGATTCAATGGGGTGCAGGATTAAAGTcaaaagttcacagtttatcaCCCCATCAATTTACTAAGGAATACAGTCCAAGTCAATCTTTTTCAATTATGCAGAACTATTAATCTCTCAATCTAAGATCACTGTGTGCAAATCTGTCAAGTAATTGCCTACTGACCTGTCCAACTGCCATGTGATCTTACTGCCCCTAAGAATGTTCCACCAAAGTATACATTGCTTAGCCAATattctttttgtctgtttttcataGTGCCAATTCATGTTCATAAATGTATAAATCAATTACGTTTTTTTCATGTTATTCGTATGTGTGAGGGTGATATTAGGTATTACCATGTGTTTTGAGGGTACATGTTTGATCACCGCTACTTGTTGGGGCATTATCAGCATTTTGAATTTCTGTTATTGCCCCCTAACTATTCACAGGGTTTGCCCTGtccatcctgaccaatcacagctctaGATCAGTGTTTCTGTTTTCAGTCCAATGGTTAACTATTTAACATCGAGGTTGagcaatatattttaatacactgcAAAGGATATGTtgatatataacaaaataatcaCACTATGGTACTTTGTCCATATCAATCAGCTCTAATGTTTGGGCATAATATGACCACATGTTTGGTTGACATCTTTGTTTAACcttttaacaggccaggatttttgtcagttgtctgcctgatatcacaccactaaatctCAAGGATTTTTATTCAAgcgttacataaaaagctttcatgattgataaggaacattcctgaaaagcataattgtaattgtaataaaaaatataaaaatgtgagaaaatctgctaatgtaaaaatataatgaataaaatcattacactggctctttcctgaacttctttttaaaatcaatattttcctcaatattaatcaaacagttcatgtaagttcaaacctttagttttgttatgtttgtctagtgttcacgtttattttcaaacatggggttgattcctgttaatgatctggaattattaagtgaagtagagagaaaacaggcagcgtCCAGCCCAAGTAACCTGttggagatttcaaagcccttaaattttcagaatgtaaataacctttttacagcagaaaaagggttttgtatcacctacacatgtagcctgtatacgggacaaggcataTTAAGGACTTAATTTACCAATATCACTAATcacataattaaaataaataacataattagGTATAACAGTAGCAGACATTTTAACCAGGGATGCCTAAGTTACTGACCTTTTTATTTGACTATATGGAACCTTAGCAAAAGCAGTGTGAGCAGTGGATTTGTACTTATTTAGAGTGCAGCTGTTTACCCCAATCCATTTACAGTGGAGTAGCACTTCAGTCTGTACTGTTTTTAAATAAGGGACAGCACCAAGGGAAACCAAATAGAACATGGTTCATATATCATATAGTCGATGTAATGAAAAAAGTAAGATTAGAACTGGCCAAACGAATTATGTATTTTTCTGTACACAAAACCACACACATTTTATGCTATcacttaattataatataaatatactatatattaaaatataaggaCATGGCCTTCAAAAAAGCCCCAAATTTAATATGGCCCccaaaaaagaaacatttacctttttttgttactGAAATTATTTGTGTATGTTAAATCACCTAAACGCCATTAGTGGTGAAAGACTCTTAAATATCTGTGTAAATATGTAACAACTGTGATTGGTCAAAGCACACAGCAAAACACTGTGATTGGTTAGAGAGCTAATCTCTGTTTTGCACTATTTGTATTGGTATTTGAAAGGTCAATATAGTTATAATGATCAATCAGAGATATACTGTGCTCCCTTAACATATGGGTGCATTCCTCAGAAGCCTGTGATGTGACAGTATGCCTCCAAACTGGAGAATGTGATGTACAGCAGCCAGAGGCCAATAAAGAGCATGGTTGTCAGAATCTTGAAGGCTTTTGGTCCTCCCAGTTCTCCGCCTACTGCGGGTCGTCGCCGCAGCATCAGCACGGCCATTGTGATGAAGGCGAAGATGGTGAACAGCGTGACGGAGAAGGCCAGTGAGCCCGGGTCCACCTTAAACGCCTGACCTTTGACCTCCCAGTACACAGCGGAGATGGACCAGGCCACGCCGATTCCCAGAAACACGTTAACAGCATTGCTACCGGTTACGTTCCCCACTGAGGCGTCAGCATACTGATCCTGAACTGCAGCCACTTTACTTGCAAAGGTGTCTAAAAGAAAGTGCAGAAATTAAGAGATAGTAGAAAGAGACAAagttgaaaaagacaaaaaacatagTTAAGTTTACAAAAaatacacagtttgaaaatgtatttgTCTGTATGTGAAATGTCTGTACTAGAGTACAGTATTGCTGGGGTATTTGATTGCAATCAGTGACAAAAGTTAGGCAAGGATGTTGGATATTAACacccccagctcatcccaaatctacTGGGTGACGCACCATCATTCCACAGAACCCaggtccactgctccacagcttgggttttaaaaaaaacagtgagtcAAAATCAATGGATAAAGTGTTTTCTTGATAAAACTTCACGTTAAGggggccgagtggtccagcggtctaatacgctgccactatgaacgggaggtcacgggttcgaatcccgttcatgcagctctgccatcagctcccggcactcagagggagcaaaatggggaaaatatatatacagtgagtccaagaagtatttgatcccttgctgattttctttgtttgcccactaataaagacactatccttctgcacttttaatggtagatatattctaacatggagagacagaatatcaagacaaaaatccagaatataattttaaagaatatatttttattaatttgtatttcaatgaggaaaataagtatttgatccctcttgccaaacacactcaatacttagtggcaaagcctttgtttgcaagcacagcggtgagacgtttgttgtagttaaccacaagtttagcacacacaccagggggaattttggcccactcttctttgcagatcctctctaaatcatgaaggttggtgggctgtcgcttggcaactctgaccttcagctccctccatagattttcgatcggattgaggtctggcgactggctgggccactccatgaccttaatgtgatttttcttgagccaatcctttgttgcctttgctgtatgtttagggtcgttatcatgttggaagacccaaccacggcccattttcagatccctggcagaggggaggaggttgtccctcaggattgtgcggtacatggctccatccatcttcccagtgatgcggtgaagtagccctgtacccttggcagagaaatacccccaaaacattatgcttccacctccatgcttgatggtgggcacagtgttcttggggtcataggcagcatttttcttcctccacacatggcgggtggagttgaggccaaaaagttcaattttggtctcgtctgaccacaaaaccttctcccaataacttggttcatctttcaaatgatcattggcatacttgaggcgcgcctccacatgtgctctcttcagcaggggtacctttccggcactgcaggatgtgaatccattgttgcgcaaagtgttgccaattgtttccttgcaaactgtggtcccagctgccttcaggtcatttgctaactcctgccgagtggttgcaggacgatttctgaccgttctcagcatcattgccaccccacgaggcaaaatcttctttggagcaccgggccgaggtctgttgattgtcatgttatactctttaaactttctgataatcgcaccaatagttgttactttcacatccaacaccttactaatctttttgtagcccattccagctttgtgaaggtcaacaattctgactctgaggtcctgtgacagctctttggttttacccatgttggagacttgaaatctgtgtgatctgtctgattctgtggacaggtgtttttcacacaagtgattagtgagaacaggtggcttcaggtcaggtaacaagttgattgggagtgtctaactggtctgtaaaagccagaactgctaataaatactaagggatcaaatacttatttcactccatgaaatacaaatcaattaatatatattccttagatttattttctggattttctttttaatattctgtctctccatgtaagaatacatctaccattaaaagtatagaatgatcatgtctttattagtgggccaacgaagaaaatcagcaagggatcaaatacttcttggactcactgtatatatatatatatatatatatatatatatatatatatatatatatatatatatataacttcatGTGAATCCCCAGAGCAACAAATGGCACAATCTAAAACAATTTACCTGGTATAGAGGTTCCCAGGGCGACGAACACCACAGCAGTGACAGTGTCACGGAGGCCAACGGTGCAACCAAAGTGTGAGGCCAGGTCCCCAATGATGGCGGTGAGGAAACCGATGACCAGTATGCATACGATGAAACATGCCCAGCCGTTCCAGTACTCCGTTGGAGGAACAAATGCAAACAGAACCTTCCAGAACACTGTCATAACGTGCATGAAGTAATCACAGCAGGACGGATGCCGTGGCTCCGCCCCTTCCTCACTGTCCTCCTCCCCTGAGACAAGGATCAATACATTTATAATTATATTCTGCTAATGGCAAAATTGGATTAATCTGTGCTCTGCACACTTATTCCTAGAGGAAGAACCATACACAAACATCAGGGTTCAATATCAGAGTACGATACAACAGAAAAAACACATCAAGGATCGCAGGATTTCACAGGATCGCAGGATTCCAGCAAACACtcttaaattttgtttaaatttaattggaatatatatacacacacacagtacctgaACTGACAGTGATAGCCTCGATAAACTGCTCTTTCCAAGAGTGTGTGCCGATTACTTCTGCAAGGTTAGTGTCCTTCATCAGACGATCTACAGTATTCTGCAAAAACATATGCATgtgcgcccacacacacacacacacaaacacacaaactattTACTATAAAAGATTATCCTTCTAGTTTTAAGGAGAAAACAAACTGTTCCAATGATCAATTAAAACTGATCAAAATATTaccacaaacacacattaaaggTAATTTAAGTACACACAGATGATTCTGAGAACCCACAGACAACTGAAACAAAGGATGAATGAAAGACAGCAGCAGGGGTGGATCCTGTCATTTAAagagagagaagatgagaaaagagTGATTGGTCAATCAGTACATTTCacactttcacaaaaaaaaaaactttactcttAAAACTGATGCGCTTTCTCTCAGAACATTCTACAGCCTCTTTTACACACACTTTTACCTGGGCAATCAATCAGGAAAGAGTTCAGTGTTCAGGCCCCGCCTGATAATACAGTTCTAATCTGATCTGTGTATTTGTAATTATGGACATACTCATAAGactatattaattcattttataaTTCCTTGTATAAATATAATTCTGCGTTTTCTATTGATATTTTTAATTTGTCAGATAAAGTGGCACATCTAAACCCATCAGTTTTAAGAGTGTATTggacactctgattggttggtgCTTTAAGTGGACAATCTAATCATAATGTCCAGCTGAAGTTGGTGTGAAAGCATCCAATCAAAGAGAGCGACAAAGTTCTGACCAATCCACGTCTCATGCGGAGGGACGAAGCCTCCTGTACCGGGTCTAATGTTCCATTGGGTGCCATTCCCTGCCGGATCTACAGGAGAGGATGAAGAGGTGTTAGCACAAAAGAACAAatccacacccacccacacacactgaaAACTGTAATATAATGCTTGGAGAAAATcaaatattcaatatttggtaAATATCTCTTTAAGCCTAAATAAACACTTTTGGCAGCCATCAAAATCCTGGTTGGATATTACACCACAATTTTTGAAGAAAATGTAGATTTACATTCAAATTTTCTGGCACAGACCT
This genomic interval from Astyanax mexicanus isolate ESR-SI-001 chromosome 1, AstMex3_surface, whole genome shotgun sequence contains the following:
- the srsf7a gene encoding serine and arginine rich splicing factor 7a isoform X1, giving the protein MSYSSRSQADCKVYVGDLGNGAAKGELERAFSYYGPLRSVWVARNPPGFAFVEFEDSRDAEDAVKGMDGKVLCGNRIRVEMSNGMTRKSRFGRPSRRQFDPNDRCYQCGETGHYAYDCYRYSGKRGGRRSRSRSRSRSRGRRYSRSRSNERRYRSPSYSRRKSRSRTPVRHSRSPVRRSRSPARRSRTPVRRSSRSRSRSRSGSRQRARSASRSRSRSHSTRRDSRSRSASPRASPTPDAD
- the srsf7a gene encoding serine and arginine rich splicing factor 7a isoform X2, encoding MSYSSRSQADCKVYVGDLGNGAAKGELERAFSYYGPLRSVWVARNPPGFAFVEFEDSRDAEDAVKGMDGKVLCGNRIRVEMSNGMTRKSRFGRPSRRQFDPNDRCYQCGETGHYAYDCYRYSGKRGGRRSRSRSRSRSRGRRYSRSRSNERRYRSPSYSRRKSRSVSPARSRSRTPVRHSRSPVRRSRSPARRSRTPVRRSSRSRSRSRSGSRQRARSASRSRSRSHSTRRDSRSRSASPRASPTPDAD